In one window of Candidatus Scalindua sp. DNA:
- a CDS encoding biopolymer transporter ExbD, translated as MMEDEEFRSINVIPFVDIMLVLLTIVLTTSTFITTGLLPVDLPGASEKQSESIESLIIEIDGEDRIYLNSKPINLNDLRKSTHSYDKTAPVTIRADKNIVLQVFVDVLDIVKKNGFKKVTLQTEVLK; from the coding sequence ATGATGGAAGATGAGGAGTTTAGATCAATAAACGTTATACCATTCGTAGACATCATGCTTGTGTTACTGACTATAGTCCTTACTACATCTACGTTTATAACTACCGGACTGTTGCCTGTCGATCTGCCTGGCGCATCAGAAAAACAGTCAGAGTCCATAGAATCATTGATCATAGAAATAGACGGAGAAGATAGAATATACTTGAACTCCAAACCCATCAATCTAAATGATCTCAGAAAATCTACCCACTCATACGACAAAACAGCACCGGTCACAATCAGGGCCGATAAAAATATTGTCTTACAGGTGTTTGTAGACGTCCTTGATATAGTTAAAAAAAACGGTTTCAAAAAAGTAACCCTGCAGACCGAAGTATTGAAATAA
- the exbB gene encoding TonB-system energizer ExbB produces the protein MEIKLFVDYGIIGFLIFMSIVSLSLAIERYLTYRKIKIEDFAERKSLELVLTAKIHIIATIGSNAPYIGLLGTVAGLMFTFSSIGEEGYMDTGRIMIGLALALKATATGLLVAIPSVAFHNFILRKAKVLLMTWEIKNDGR, from the coding sequence ATGGAAATAAAACTATTTGTGGACTACGGAATCATCGGATTCCTGATTTTTATGAGTATCGTATCACTTTCTCTTGCAATTGAAAGATACCTGACATACCGAAAAATAAAGATAGAGGACTTTGCTGAGAGAAAATCACTGGAACTTGTACTTACCGCTAAAATTCACATAATTGCCACAATCGGCAGCAACGCGCCGTATATCGGTCTACTGGGTACGGTAGCGGGTTTAATGTTTACCTTCTCCAGTATAGGAGAAGAAGGGTATATGGATACCGGCAGGATTATGATCGGCCTTGCCCTGGCGCTCAAGGCCACCGCAACTGGCCTGCTTGTCGCTATTCCTTCCGTCGCTTTCCATAACTTTATCCTGAGAAAGGCAAAGGTTCTCTTGATGACCTGGGAGATAAAAAATGATGGAAGATGA
- a CDS encoding TonB-dependent copper receptor, producing the protein MKKTLMLYALFFLWLMPVFAEDKAGGKEPIIRMEKIIVEDTQISEPAKSRLIISDRARGPVADGGDLLTTIPGISSARMGGHGVDPVIRGQSQNRLNILLDGAYVHGGCPNRMDPPSSYGSSETFDEVEVTKGSQTVQHGGGGSGGTVLFKRTTERFTGEERYRGRIGGGYRGNSDGREGFVDLAAGNTQGYIRIIGNYDKSENYEDGDGHSVRSAYEVATGNLILGWTPDNETRVELGYEASNTDDVLFAGSGMDSPYTLLDVYRLKFNRSLSFGVVQKVSGRVSYSDVKHLMDNYSLRTPSMASMHMRAPSISDTLSGRLDFEAVHGNFLTNFGIDYQNNKRDAVRYRGNSPALVNIINSYLWPDTRLQTIGLYGESEWIMSDNRRMKFGLRYDHVRATADKADRSPTDTMGPVAKLSASGLYSIYYGRSSASEIENNIGGMVRFEQDYLQGRGTFYTTLSRSVRTADATERYMASNNNSKESSRWIGNPFLAPEKHHQIEIGTRLKTQSWGFDSSVYYDRVSDFILRTRDHGASATGNNATIYRNVSAYLIGGEMSLNRYWSDHLVSGISLAYVYGENLREDRPLAQIPPLEVSVTTDYKKSNWSVGGKILMVNNQSRVDDDTLTGSGLDAGKTPGFSVFELYGSYTLPMGTKIKFGVDNLFDKTYAKHLNLSNAFDVDQVQVNEPGRSIWFTMDLTF; encoded by the coding sequence ATGAAGAAAACGCTCATGCTGTATGCACTGTTTTTCCTATGGTTAATGCCGGTATTTGCCGAAGACAAGGCAGGTGGAAAAGAACCCATTATCAGGATGGAGAAAATTATTGTTGAAGACACCCAGATTTCCGAGCCTGCCAAATCTCGGTTGATCATCAGTGATCGGGCCAGGGGACCTGTGGCTGACGGTGGTGATCTGCTGACAACCATACCCGGCATCTCTTCCGCCCGTATGGGTGGTCATGGTGTCGATCCCGTCATTCGTGGCCAATCACAAAACCGCCTGAACATCCTCCTGGATGGCGCCTACGTTCATGGTGGCTGCCCAAACCGCATGGACCCGCCCAGTTCCTATGGGTCTTCTGAAACTTTTGATGAAGTGGAGGTGACAAAAGGATCTCAGACCGTACAACATGGCGGCGGCGGCAGCGGCGGCACGGTACTGTTTAAACGCACCACGGAACGTTTTACAGGAGAAGAGCGGTATCGAGGCAGAATTGGCGGTGGATATCGTGGTAATTCCGACGGACGTGAAGGATTTGTCGATCTGGCTGCTGGAAATACCCAGGGATATATCCGTATTATCGGTAATTATGACAAAAGTGAAAACTATGAGGATGGTGACGGACACTCGGTCAGATCAGCTTATGAGGTGGCCACGGGAAATCTGATTCTGGGCTGGACTCCGGATAATGAAACCAGGGTTGAGCTCGGATATGAGGCCTCCAATACCGATGATGTCCTCTTTGCAGGATCAGGTATGGATTCACCTTACACCCTGCTGGATGTCTACCGGTTGAAGTTCAACCGAAGTCTCTCTTTTGGCGTGGTGCAGAAGGTGTCCGGACGGGTTTCCTACTCAGACGTGAAACATCTGATGGACAACTACAGTTTACGCACGCCTTCCATGGCAAGTATGCATATGCGGGCACCGTCAATATCAGATACCTTGAGCGGACGACTTGATTTTGAAGCAGTCCATGGCAATTTCCTGACAAATTTCGGGATTGATTATCAGAACAATAAACGGGATGCTGTGCGCTACCGGGGCAACAGCCCCGCTCTTGTTAATATCATTAATTCTTATCTCTGGCCGGATACGAGACTCCAGACTATCGGGTTATACGGAGAATCGGAATGGATCATGAGTGATAACAGGCGGATGAAATTCGGTTTGCGCTATGATCATGTTCGGGCAACTGCCGACAAAGCAGACAGGTCTCCGACAGATACCATGGGTCCTGTAGCCAAGCTCAGCGCCTCCGGGCTTTATTCGATATACTACGGCAGAAGTTCGGCATCAGAAATTGAGAACAATATCGGTGGTATGGTGCGCTTTGAGCAGGATTATCTGCAGGGCAGAGGAACATTTTATACGACGTTGAGCCGCAGTGTAAGAACTGCTGATGCCACAGAGCGTTATATGGCATCCAACAACAACTCAAAAGAGAGCAGCCGTTGGATTGGCAACCCTTTTCTTGCTCCGGAAAAACACCACCAGATAGAGATTGGCACCCGGTTAAAAACACAATCCTGGGGATTTGATTCCAGTGTCTATTACGACAGGGTCAGTGATTTCATCCTGAGGACCCGGGATCACGGCGCCAGCGCTACAGGTAACAATGCCACCATTTACCGGAATGTGAGCGCCTACCTCATCGGTGGCGAAATGTCGTTAAACAGATATTGGAGTGACCATTTAGTCAGTGGGATTTCTCTGGCTTACGTGTATGGAGAAAACCTCAGGGAAGACCGTCCGTTAGCGCAGATTCCCCCATTGGAAGTGTCTGTTACCACCGATTATAAAAAGAGTAACTGGAGCGTGGGCGGCAAGATTCTCATGGTGAATAACCAGAGCCGGGTGGATGATGACACGCTGACCGGCAGTGGTCTTGATGCGGGGAAAACACCGGGATTTTCCGTGTTCGAACTGTATGGTTCCTATACACTCCCGATGGGAACAAAGATAAAATTTGGTGTGGATAACCTGTTCGACAAAACCTATGCCAAGCATCTGAACCTGAGCAATGCCTTTGACGTCGACCAGGTTCAGGTAAATGAACCCGGCCGCAGCATCTGGTTCACGATGGATTTGACGTTCTGA
- a CDS encoding nitrous oxide reductase accessory protein NosL — translation MKYGKKELFFSSVFALMLVTGAFYSSSESVYAQTFGHHESGQRMCSHLDLEAENVKCPLCGMRIKGNQNTDYQIIFDDEKIVSYVCPHCGLWEHAKHKDKIISARAVDFISGEWKDVTTMFMLHDSSAVPGCSDSWISFGSRSDAEKFQKGFGGTIYTFTEALKVRGEQPLGH, via the coding sequence ATGAAATACGGAAAAAAAGAATTATTTTTTTCATCTGTTTTCGCATTGATGCTCGTGACCGGGGCGTTTTATTCTTCAAGTGAAAGTGTTTATGCTCAGACTTTCGGACACCATGAGAGCGGACAACGTATGTGCAGCCACCTAGACCTTGAGGCGGAGAATGTAAAATGCCCCCTTTGCGGTATGAGAATAAAGGGAAATCAAAACACAGATTATCAGATTATCTTTGATGATGAAAAAATAGTATCATATGTCTGCCCTCACTGCGGGTTATGGGAACATGCAAAACATAAAGACAAAATAATTTCTGCCAGGGCAGTGGACTTCATCAGTGGTGAATGGAAAGACGTTACAACAATGTTCATGCTCCATGACAGCAGCGCCGTTCCTGGTTGCTCAGATAGCTGGATTTCCTTTGGCAGCAGGAGTGATGCTGAAAAATTCCAAAAAGGATTCGGTGGAACAATCTATACATTTACGGAAGCGCTCAAGGTGAGGGGAGAACAACCTCTGGGACATTAA
- a CDS encoding DUF488 family protein: MYVIKRVYEKAEKNDGKRVLVDRLWPRGLTKEEARIDYWMKEIAPGTALRKWFAHKEDRWQEFKNRYHMELKEKKELLKQLMDLEKGKKVTLLYAAKDEKRNNAQALLEILNTR, encoded by the coding sequence GTGTACGTAATAAAACGGGTTTATGAAAAAGCCGAAAAAAACGACGGTAAAAGAGTTTTAGTTGATCGTCTCTGGCCACGAGGTCTTACAAAAGAGGAAGCCAGGATCGATTATTGGATGAAAGAGATCGCCCCCGGCACTGCTCTTCGGAAATGGTTTGCTCATAAAGAGGACCGATGGCAGGAGTTTAAAAACAGATACCACATGGAATTGAAAGAGAAAAAAGAGTTACTGAAGCAGTTGATGGATTTAGAAAAAGGCAAAAAGGTTACTTTGCTGTATGCGGCAAAAGATGAGAAAAGAAACAATGCACAAGCGCTTCTGGAGATACTGAATACAAGATGA